tatgcagaaaccttaagaaaaattatgatacccgaaaaacaaatgaagtgacctggtcacaaacgaactatAATATCTATACATACATAAGTGCacataacttttaaactatACAATGTACATCattaaatttggttttatttttacaattttttacaaatatataaacgattttGTTATGCGTAATAGTAAGCAGAGTTATTTCTATGTTTgtacatattttctattaaaataaattaaaaaaaattgaaatgattcaCTGTGGTAACAAAACATTCACTACTATTTAAGTGCAagttacatttaaaacaaaaatgtataatacACGAAACATGTTGTCTGGAGAAACTataattgaaacatttttaaaattaaattaattatttttacaaatcaaTCGAAAACACCACGATTTTGTAACCAAGGAAGTATAGCTTCCGCATGTTTGCGATAACGATCATTTGAAAACATCGACTTCTTAAATGCCAAGCCCTCTTCCGAATCTCCAAGGAAATTTTCTAACTTGGCAGTATTTGTAGGATCTAACAGTACTGCTCCCATAACACCAGTTAACGTTGTATAGCCCCAAATGCCGTATTTCAACAACATTCTATGTAATTCCTTTAATGAGGGAATTTGTTTGCTGTACTTTAACAATCTAAGATTTTCCACCAGTTTATCgtgataaaatttaatgaaataatcaaattgttgtattttgttttcatatttagtTGATGATAAGAGGAAGTAGAATAAATCTTGAGCAGGTGTACCATACTTTGACATTTGGAAATCAATCAAATAAGTTTGCTGGATTTTGCCGATAGCATCGTACTGGAACATGACATTGTTTGACCAACAATCCCCATGATTTAGAACATTAAATTCAATTGGATGGGGCTTAGCTATTTCAAATAATTCATCAACCATTCTGTTGTTGAAAGAGTtctgaaaatataataaatatttcaatttaatatttgtacCGATGGTAGCCGACATTTTATAATACTTACTAGATCATCCGCATACTCATTATAGTTGCAATAGTTTTTAGCACAATCAATGAAAACTTGTCCCATTCCCTCAAACATAGTCTTCATAGCGTCTTTGCCTTCTTCTTGGAAATATCCCTCTATATATTTCTTCTCGAATGGTCCTTTAACTTCAGCAAGTACTGCTGAAGCAGCATGCCATTGAGCCAACTTTTCCAAGACACATTTTGTATGCTCCAGATCGAGACCCTCCAGACGATTTGCATTCTTAAAACCACGTGGACATAAGTTTTCCAATAAAATATACTGTTCTTTAATTGGTAAATCATAGGATTTGGCACCAAAATTCACTTCTACTCCAACGTCAGcgtacaatttttcaaatgctgGCAAAATTTTATCATACATGCACTTCTCAATATCAAATACATCGTAATCTTTCATCATTTCACCTATTTGCTCATTGTCATGATTCACTTTTAACATAAAACATTGAGATGCTGTGGTCGAATCTAGAAATATATTCATGTTGTCtatagtaatatttttttatttttatgatatttctCTTACTTACCTTTCAGTTCAACTTCAATTTCCACTTTTAACAAAACTGAGGCATAATTTTCTCCTGCTGCAATGCCAGGTTTAACAATAAATTCTTTAATGTTCTTATAGTTTTCAACAGTTTCTTCTAAAAGTTGTTCAAATAGTTTAGCCCCGATCCATTTCGGTACGGATGCATGAGTGTCATTGGTAGTACTAGTCATCGTACAATTGTtcaatgaagttttttttatttctaaagttAAATATCACTACTTCTATCCACTCTTAGTGTTTCTTAAATACTGTTAGAGTATTTGATAAACAATCtcactttatttttttagattgacTATGTTCACGTTGGTTAATTAGTcagcataaatatttaaaaaattgttcatacatgaacaattaaaattaattttactttgtCATTGTGTCTTAGTTAATTTGGATTTCCTTTAAAGTAAGTTATTGATAGTATGATAAGAGttgacaaaatattaaaattaaaatatgttctCTTAAGTAATATGAGCTCTACTCTTTTTTAGATAAGTTCTATATAAATTTTGGCTTAAGAGGAGTAAACTATTTAATAGCAACTACTTTGCACAAATTAGATTTATACTTAAATgacaaaatctttaatttttaaataagaaaaaaaaatatagttcaaagctgttaaaattaatttacgtATGATAGCAATAAACAATttagagtgttatattcggatgagccgaatcttataaattttgtgcatttattttattgattttagtaactaatttaaattttttgggaaaagatttcctgatgatctgacctaagcaaccagtgaaatgcgcataggaactagcttttcccccaaacaataaataaaaactaaaaattatttaaaacaagtaagagagctatattcgactgtgccgaatcgtatatacctttcaccaaattatacttataattttaaatatttttaggtaaacaaaattttttggaaaaaattttttttgaattgttttttaaattttaaaattttttttttgtttttttatttttttttaatatttagcgaaaaaaaacttttttcgattttgacccattgtaggtccaagttactatggtgttatatacgtcattgcaaaagtctttgaaatatctatcatttgatatccatattgtctatattaatgacttagtaatctacaTATAGGTAAAGccattatatctcagccattgtggattttctcgattttaaatagccgaAGGAAttacggagatattgatgtatgaatcgtgtatgtaagttatttggggatttcaacagacagacagacggacatggcttaatcgactccgccatCTATAAGgctccagaatatacatatcgtcacctaaaatgcaaaacaacgtatcatcaaacaattcgaaattgattttattattgattacgattcactacatcatagTACATATgtgtaaaaagttttaaacttttactatcaaaataagttataaccaaaattgaaactaaagtatcatcaagtatatgattttcttaaacaaaataacgtataggctttgagtaattaattaataaattgtttttaccttattttaggttgtatccttatttgttttaataaaattgttgcaattgaatatattttgtagttttaatgaaaatttaatgaaaaaagaagatttcgaaatgaaaaaagaagatttcgaagagagtggcaattgcacagatccccccaactaaaatcgaagcttaaagattgtataaaaagacttaaaaagctcttggaatttcgaaaaatggaatcattgaataaatatttagaaagcctggacgcaaccccgcaatcggtttactcattatggcgagcaacaaaaagtcttaaaagacccgttatatgtaagtcccccttgcgaaattcaagtggcggttgggcaagaaatgatactgaaaaagggaatctgtttgttaatcatttaaaaaaagtatttacaccgaacacatcaaacgaagcaattgagttgccacctgttgcaccccattttggagcagccgtacccctacgttttgagattcgagagatcgaaaatgctattgttgatttaaatctcaagaaagcgcctggtatggacacgatcagcaacaagatgcttatggagctaccccggatagcaataaaaataattctttttatttttaatgctatattacgacttgaatattatcctccagaatggaaggtttcactggttaccatgatacccaagccgggaaaagatcacacaaaagtagaatcatacagacccatcagcctattgtctaatatatcaaagctatttgagaagatgaacaagttgtacccgatgttaactgaaaacaattgtattccgaatcatcaatttggatttagaagaaaacacagtactatcgaacaaccccatagacttgtaaatatggtgagaaaagcgtttgaagaaaagaaatactgttctgcactattcttcgacatctctcaagcgtttgataaggtgtggcatgctggattaatatacaaattgagtcaaaatttaccggcaaacacacataagctgttggaaagctatttaactggtcgaacatttaaggttaaagagggaaactttttaagtactgcacaacccattgaagctggagtcccccaaggcagtatcctgggaccttttttatatttgatgtattcgtctgatatgccaactaacaatcgcactcatacatcaacatttgctgatgatactgctattctaagcattcatgaaaaccctcaagaagcgtctcgttacttacaaaaacacatatttgaattagaaaaatggttaaaacaatggaaaattaaagtcaacgagcaaaaatgtacacacattacatttactttgcgtagagaatcatgcccccctattcatatcaataaccaaacaataattcaacaatcggaagtgaaatacctcggaatacatctcgatcgtcgccttacatggaaaagtcatatagatgcaaagttgacttaaatgaaattgaaatcaattcaaattaattggcttattggcagaaactccacgcttagtttagattgtaaacttctaccttataacatgatcataaaaccgatatggtgtcaTGGCATACacttatggggcacggcctcagcgtcaaatgtagaaaagatccaaagacgccaaaacaagtttctaagaatgatcacagttgccccctggtatatcaaaaacgcgaatatacacaaagatctaaacgtgcccattgtaaaaactgaaatctcgaaaaacgtacaaaaatatttaaaaaaacttgaagttcacccaaacccgctggcccgcaacatattagataaccgtggccacactcgattaagaaggagggacacagcagacctaatctagaaggaagaatgccaatttaaccaaaacaaccatgaacacaaaattttttcgtccggcactggctggactaattaaataataatattagatataagatttgaaccacttattgttagttcattaaataatgaagatacaataaataaatgatgaaaaaaaaaaaaaagtagttgttagtaattaaaataaaaaaaacataataaaattaaaaatgtatatataaactacttttatttttattttttcataaaaattaatactgatgatacgtttttttgtttcagaaaataacaattcaaaaaaacgtaagccacatacTTAAATTGTGCTTTgaaaagatttgttttttttcataaaatatatttctagagtcattgtaattcagatttaaaaattttgtttcaatatctcaagtagttttcattttatatcgttttttgcttctcctataaacttatgaaaagtgatgttacgttattttgcattttaggtgacaatatatatactatatagagtcggaaatgaaaaatgtagaaattacaggcggaatgacaaacttatatatgtataacattctcacgaaggtgaagggtataaaaagaaaaattggaaCTCTAAAAAATAAGACaccatttataataaaaaattgtattctatAGAgtgttaaaaacttaaataacacTATGCAGAGTCCATAAAGTTTGGAAATACTAGTAGTTTTTCTCGAtcgtttagtactttttttatttaaaagataaatgttttatttttcccacatgtagtactttttaaaaatcggtTGGAAAATGGCTATGTTGCTGtggtttaagttttaaaaaggcacgttttttaacaaattttaattttcttccgTTCTAGGTTGATCGTGAGgcagtaaaatttattttctcattttagtGAAACAACTTTCCAAAACATTCCCGGCCTTTTTCAGCCAAACTCcatatatcattataattaatgagtataaatacttttgcaattatagttcttctAATAATCGAAATAAACCATTTACATTGTATGGTAGGTGCCACACCAACTAATTCAATGCAGCCTTTTTTAAGCCAAACCGTGTAAAATGATAAGGgtgctattcggacaaagtttgaggACTTCCATAATTATAGTTtaccatatatttgaaaataactatataCTTCGTATGGGAGCTGTCACACCCGCTGTTTCGATCCGTTCCATTTTCGGTTAAACTTGAAGATAGTGACAATTATAGTTATGCAGATATACGAAAATTACAATTTACTTTGTGTGGGTTATACTAATTTTGCCCCATTATATCCCTTTATGGTCCAAGATAGATATTgtctattattgccaaaaaagaTATTGCCTATTAgaatatctatgttccaaatttgagTCAAAACGGTGCAGCCGTTTAGTCTTtattgtttaagaactaaatGTACCAATTTTACCGGTTTTTTACCCCTTTCTGGTCCAAGAATTGAAAAAAGATGTAGCCCATTAACGCTTAAAAGTATAGACCGATTTACATTCCAAATTTCTGattaacagaaaatattttcaaaaagtttcatCCTCTTAGGACCTAGCCATCGACAAAATTAatcttcttatatataaaaagcaatgtacattttgatgtcaccactaactgcgaaaacgggtcgaccgatttcaaccaaaatttcagggtacgttggggatggtctgtagatggtttatgtgaagttttcacgaaatcggcatagtggttccggagatatggAATGCTTCTGTACGAGTGTTAGAACTGAACTCCTCcgtaacggctgggccgatttcgatgaaattttttgtgtgtgtttgagtttgtccctggatggtttagattcacaattgacctttataggtacaatgggcgtggcacctcccatacgaaataaaaaatttataattgcatatctggagtactattatagtgagctatggcagaacaacgtttgccgggacagctagtataatataaaaactcagtttttttaATGAACATATTGAagaagtttaaaacaaaatttttttttaaataagcatttggttatagaaaaaataagttcaaattaattggtcccgtaataacaattataaataactccaaaaaaaattagtctTTGTAAccattatgattttttttttcggtcttttttaaccattataaaaatttttttgggctttctaaccattatgaaagactttttatttttttggtctttgataaccattctaaaatatttttttgttggtcttctatagactacagccattacaaatatttataccctacaccaacataGTTATGTAGCGTATAGTTCCGCAAGTACGaatcctattgaatttggttagaatcggtctattatttctcctatACCCCATAcgattgtcctatctgaaaatagattagctgtcataaatatcttagttatatagatatccaaaccaaattcagaacaaataagttttatataagtcgAACTGACGATTGGTTCATAATTaatcgtagctcccatataaggcccacatccgaaaatcactttaactagcataaatctcttaaaaaagttggtattcaaatacaatttaacacaaataatggtgttttcttttctgacacaaaatgttgcctatatattgtgtaccatttattaaatgttacccataccctcataatgtgttgcatttttcacgatcacaatagaacaaaatcattaccatttatgcaattttcttataAGTAgcttgtaaatattaaaaaactatactttttacttacataaaaagtggtgcatttctaaccctttgataaaattgagggtgaaacatgttgcatatattcagggttttagggtaacattattagaaaagaacacgaccacactacatttttttcagaaaagaacacaaagaagggtaaaaggGAGAATAAATgtatcatttatgccagaaaagaaaataccataagttatatatatatacaaaagtcatgtcaccaaattttataacaatcggtccataattagccgATTGGTCgacaattagtcatagttccacatattgcacattttaaaataatcataaatattcttgattcttatgaaattctgaaCTGATTTATCTTTATCcgactattttaaaatacaagaaaaccagGTCCATGAGACCAAAAAACTTGTTGGTTACTTATAATGATTATGgaatacctaaaaatatttacagggacaaaaaaataaaaatctttaataatggttattaaagacataaaaaaataaaatctttcataattgttattgaagtcccaaaaaaataaaaatcttttaaaatggttatcaaagaccaaaataatattggttatttttaaatgttatttcaattatttcagcATTTTTTCGGATATTGGTTATAACTATAaggtccaaatacaatgtagactaattgtctatccgaatcgcacacttcactgtaaaatggcatcgatttgtcaGTGcacatttttgcatattttattgataatgcatattttacattaaaatgcatatttatatgcatattatccaagtttttaataaaaatataattttttgtcaatcGGCAACATATTGTctgaacaaaaagtttttttttggaatttgtttagaaataaaattaaattttatcgactaacttctttcgacatcgagaaagtGCGATTAAGATCTTCATTACTCTATCAAAAACTTTagagtttttttaagtatcaacaATTcattagagtaacttcgggtattgtggactatgcgtctaatgtggaccagtgtcttttttcataaactattgaaggtatgttAACACTGATTTGTcgtaaattttacaatttgttttaaacgaaAATTGCACATgtgctttcatgagtaattgatatgttggctttttattcatgtattgaaattaatgcaggtgctcaacatttttttcggcccaagtaagaaacaaaatttggtacagttacttggtagaatttaatgtttggttgttttatatagttaaaacgggcacgtagttttgcatatatttggtaagaatttaagcacatttagattattaggtaaaactAATTGTTTATCACTGTAGCCCAAGTTCGCGTAATGTGGatcacttaaattacttgaataTGTACTAATGGTACTTTGTATGccatctatctaagccaagaacgcgactttttagtttgtattaataataatatattaaaattaaattttttaatcattcatgattagctggttcatgaattgtatgtattaaatactagtccacattaccctcatatagtggtccacattacccaCCAATTTTTtacctcatatagtggtccacattacccaccaatttttttaatgctggttttttGGTTCCTTtcaattttcaacagcaaaaataatTAGAGattacattagctaatttattgcttcaaaacttttttaatatccatatatgtattagagtgacaatcagttgtatggaaaaatttttttgttaaaattttgaagagtgccgggtggaatattgtgacactatgcctaaaagttaagtgctgaaaatttgagccaaatcggtcaacgatttctggacgcgcatcgaggtcaaagttcagatatatgcaaaattatactatttatatggaataaataggtgaaactcgttaaatttctgcattgttttctagaaatgtatagatttatttatattaatgaatattacattaaaaaaaattttttggaagttaaccctgcatctcctttgggtcaaaatgacccaaaaactgtattatcgccaaaattcgggaaaaatgcaaatttttcagatattttaaaaattttgctactaaataaatacttttgcaattgaatgcaaaataatcgaaatgtgtacgtaattatcgttgtaatgagatataaatgacaaaatttggttaaaaaattttaaagttattacaaattcgccagaccattaacgtgtttcaggccacttgaacaaaaaatttaggaaaaaaaattaacatatttcgagaaaaattaaaataaaagctaatttttatttaaaatatgtccgtatttacttgtgtatgagtttttgtcttcgtaggataccgttaacctattcgcaggtatggccaaaaaaaattattttttttaacggctgtttcaaatctccattttcaaatttttaaaaattttgttaaacaaatttcagaattttttgatcgtcacattgggatttattgagatcaaaatagggaataaaagtatgaaaaaattatgtcaatacctcttccagtttttccgtacctgcgatttaaattttgcgattttcaagaaaaactatttttttgtccatatttaggcgaatgagcccaatttccttaatgttataaattttaattaaaacctattcataatattatagtccctgtaattttaaatatggtctgaaagttttactaaaatcggaaaacgataaccttaaatcgtgaaggtcaaaggtcaaatttttcaatattttgaatttctaaagaaaagatggcgaaatgttatatatttttgggccgattttaatgagacttgaggaaagtataatttaaaatggaatttaactcttagcagcacttggggtccaaattaccctcaacatttaaaatcacgaaaaacacagccattttgaccccaagtgctcttaaaggactaaatccatttttgcactgttgttgtaaatgttagaccccaatgtatattttgctcaagtttcattaaaatcggcccaaaaatatataacatttcgctatcttttctttagaaattccaaatattgaaaaatttgacctttgaccttcacgatttaaggttatcgttttccgattttagtaaaactttcagaccatatttaaaattacaaggactataatattatgaataggttttacttaaaatttataacattaaggaaattgggctcattcgcctaaatacggacaaaaaatttgtttttcttgaaaatcgcaaaatttaaatcgcaggtacggaaaaactgtaagaggtattgacataattttttcatatttttattccctattttgatctcaataaatcccaatgtgatgatcaaaaaattctgaaatttctttaacaaaatttttaaaaatttgaaaatggagattcgaaacggccgttaaaaaaaatatatttttttggccatacctgcgaataggttaacgatatcctacgaagacaaaaactcgtaCACAAGTAAAttcggatatattttaaataaaaattagcttttattttaaattttctcgaaatatgttaattttttttctaaattttatgttcaagtggcctgaaacacgttaatggtctggcgaatttgtaataactttaacattttttaaccaaattttgtcatttatatctcattacaacgataattacgtacacatttcgattattttgcattcaattgcaaaagtatttagatagtagcaaaatttttaaaatatctgaaaaatttgcatttttcccgaattttgccgataatacagtttttgggtcattttgacccaaaggagatgcagggttaacttccaaaaaattttttttaatgtaatattcattaatataaataaatctatacatttctagaaaacaatgcagaaatttaacgagtttcacctatttattccatataaatagtataattttgcatatatttgaactttgcccgatttggctcaaattttcagcacttaacatttaggcctagtgtcacaatattccacccggcactctttgaaatctaagaaaaaaaaatcggctgtcactctaatatgtatattgtgaccgaaatttagaaaaaaacaaaacggtagtccacattacccgaagttactctaaatgtatcgaaaacattcatatttgtttccattgcaatttcgatttataagagatttcgttatcgaaagattttgtaacttcacaaTCACAGTTAGCATTCCTGACAGtaatttcccagcagttctaggaaacCGTCCTGAAcaagtgattttacctataattTAGGGTGATAACTAGTTACATTGATccttttggataacttagagacaaatgcattacgcaattaacgtttaaagtgactacactatagattacccAGAGACACATAAGTGACTATTGTCTATACGcaagattacatgggatgtataaagtaaccaattgacttctctcaaatatataaattggagtcagacaAGTGATcaaacattagtgacaattactgtctataaggaatTCCTTTACTACTTGCGtaactgctgggttattacgagatgaaaataattaaggttggatgctttttacatcacgatcaaaatattgatgatttgatggctttaaacaagtatttttaccaagatattacaatttATATACCCATCTCAGAAGATCaattacaattttaagaatgtaacTATTTAATTCCTAGTGTAATTTAAAGTGTCCAAACTGCTGGGAAcaatgttgtgtattttttggaccttagtttattattttatgtttctgcagaaaaatataagtgcatatttttttttaatttttaggtcacattttgattttttgaagcatattttggcgtatatttttcaataataaatgcatgaaaatccgccctctagttataacagttatgtccctACTTTTTTTTCCTTCCTActctaaaattttatatgaaacactcctaaaacaatttgtttgatAATTGATGCTACAGCACATAAAGTGATAAGTGGCCAACGAACACTTTTGTTCGCCACTGTATATACTCGTATATACCCGGAATATTactattgttaaaataaaatatctacatataACTTTATCGATTAGGTGTTCAAAAACTGAGTGCTTGGTTCAAATACACGATAGATAATAATTAGTatattatgtaaaaaattttgtataaataaatgacATTGATAATAAACTAATTATGTTGATAAGATTTAATGCATTAAAACGCTCCACGATTATATAACCAGGGCAAAACTAATTTCATATGCTGACGATAACGAGGGTTGGAAtacaattgtattttaaattgaataccAGCATCAGTATTGGCGATTAAGTTTTCTGTTCCAGCAATTTCAGTTGGGTCAAGAAGGGCTCCAGCCATAGTTGTATTTGGAGTCATATATCCTggaaatttaattgattttagtttaaatattttttatttatgtaaactcATTGACATCCAATCTTACCCCAAAGACCATATCTGTATAACATCATGTGTATTTCCCTTAAGGCTGGTATTTTCTTATTATAATTCAATAATTTCAAATGTTCCACTAACTGCTCATGATagtatttaatgaaataatcaaattgtttaatCTTAAGCTCATATTTGACAGAAGATAAAAGCAAATAGTATAAATCTTGGGCTGGGGAACCATATTTGGGCATTTGGAAATCAATTATATAAGTATCCTTGATTTTACCAAAAGCATCATGTTGAAACATGACATTATTGCACCAACAATCGCCATGATTTAAGACATTAAACTCATTGGCATCCACCTTAATGCCCTTCATCATTTCAtcgattaaatttgtttgtgtattGCACATGGCTTCAAAATAATCTTCATCGCCTTCAAATTTTCTAGTTACTTCCAAGAATATGGGATACATACTGGCGAACATTGCGGACATCATTTCACGCATTTCCTCTTTAAATGCCCCATTAGTGAGATTTGGCTTGTAGGGCCCTTTAACAGCTATGCGTACAGCAGAAG
The nucleotide sequence above comes from Calliphora vicina chromosome 1, idCalVici1.1, whole genome shotgun sequence. Encoded proteins:
- the LOC135963907 gene encoding uncharacterized protein LOC135963907, producing the protein MTSTTNDTHASVPKWIGAKLFEQLLEETVENYKNIKEFIVKPGIAAGENYASVLLKVEIEVELKDSTTASQCFMLKVNHDNEQIGEMMKDYDVFDIEKCMYDKILPAFEKLYADVGVEVNFGAKSYDLPIKEQYILLENLCPRGFKNANRLEGLDLEHTKCVLEKLAQWHAASAVLAEVKGPFEKKYIEGYFQEEGKDAMKTMFEGMGQVFIDCAKNYCNYNEYADDLNSFNNRMVDELFEIAKPHPIEFNVLNHGDCWSNNVMFQYDAIGKIQQTYLIDFQMSKYGTPAQDLFYFLLSSTKYENKIQQFDYFIKFYHDKLVENLRLLKYSKQIPSLKELHRMLLKYGIWGYTTLTGVMGAVLLDPTNTAKLENFLGDSEEGLAFKKSMFSNDRYRKHAEAILPWLQNRGVFD
- the LOC135959601 gene encoding uncharacterized protein LOC135959601, with the protein product MTSEQSINASATEPTPTIPTWVEASLFEPALKDVIPDFKQIKQFKANKALEGGENYNTLVIHLNMEVELNDGSSKPVSLILKTAHDSELFRMMMQMNNVIDIETTMYQEVVPEFEQLYKEAGIDIKFGAKFYEVSTNNPCILLEDLRVKGFKNVNRIEGLDMEHTKAVLKKLAQWHAASAVRIAVKGPYKPNLTNGAFKEEMREMMSAMFASMYPIFLEVTRKFEGDEDYFEAMCNTQTNLIDEMMKGIKVDANEFNVLNHGDCWCNNVMFQHDAFGKIKDTYIIDFQMPKYGSPAQDLYYLLLSSVKYELKIKQFDYFIKYYHEQLVEHLKLLNYNKKIPALREIHMMLYRYGLWGYMTPNTTMAGALLDPTEIAGTENLIANTDAGIQFKIQLYSNPRYRQHMKLVLPWLYNRGAF